The Xanthomonas sp. DAR 80977 nucleotide sequence GGGCGGCGCACGCACCCGCCTGGTCGACAGCGGCGTGGACCTGCGCCTGTCCTACACCGGCGAGTTCGCGCACAACAATTCCGGCGGCAGCCGCGACGATACCTACGCCTACGCCGACCAGTTCTTCCTGGCCGGCACCTTCGACCTGGACAAGCTGTGGGCCTGGCGCGGCGCGACCTTCAAGGTCGAAGTGGCCAACCGCAACGGCGACTCGCTCAACGACACGGCCGGCTTTCCCACCCTGCTGGCGGTGCAGGAGATCCACGGCCGCGGCTCGGTGACGCGACTGAGCCAGTTCTCGCTGACCCAGGAACTGTTCGACGACCGCCTCAGCCTCAAGCTCGGCCGCCTGTACGCCAATGGCGATTTCTTCTCGTTCTCCTGCAAGTTCCAGAACCTGAGCTTCTGCGGCGGCCTGCCCGGCTACGTCAGCAACGGCTGGTACGTCGATCCGATCAGCCAGTACGGCGCGGTGGTGGCGTTCAAGCCCAACGACGCCTGGCGCTTCAAGCTCGGCGCCTACGACGTCAACCCGAACAACCTGGACCGCGACCAGGGCCTGAAACTGCGCACCGAAGGCGACAGCCAGGGCACGCTGGTGGTGGCCGAGGTCGAGTACCTGCCCACGTTCGGCGACGGCCTGCAAGGCCATTACCGCGTCGGCGGCTGGCGCAACAGCGCCAACTACCGCAACACGGTCACCGCCAGCGGCCTGCCGTCGGAGCTCAGCGACGACGCCACTGCGGTGATGGACAGCGAACGCGGCTACTACGCCACCGCCGAGCAGGCGCTGTGGCGCACGCCCGGCGGCGGCGCGCTGCGCCTGTTCGGTAACTGGGTGCAGGCCGACAAGGACACCGACCGCATCGACCAGATGCTGCAGCTGGGCGCGTGGCTGGATGCGCCGTTCGCCTCGCGTCCGGACGACCGCATCGGCTTCGCCGCCGGCCGTACCCGCGTCAGCGAACGCCTGGGCGACGCGCAGCGCCGCTACAACGCCGCGCTGCCGGCCGGGGCGGCCGCGGTGGGCGTGCAGGAATACGAATACCCGCTGGAACTGAACTACCAGTACGCCATCACCCCGGCGCTGTCGCTGATGCCGAACCTGCAGTACATCCGCAACGCCAACGGGATCAAGGACAACAACGGCGTGGTCGGCGGACTGCGCGTCAGCATGACCTTCTGAGCGTCGCGTGCCGCGGCACGGCGGTGGCGTCGTTCGCACGGCGCCATGCCGACACGGCACGCCAGTTCAACGCGCCTCGCATCGACGCCGCCTGCATGGCAGGCAGGTCCGCAACGCCTGTTCTTCAACCATCGTGCTGCGGCACTGCGCCGGCGCGGCAGCGCATGCCTTGCTCACGACGCCACGCCATCGGCGCCTCGCGCTCAGGCCAGCTGTTCCGAACCGACCACCTGGCGGCCGGCACGCGGCCGCAACGCGTTGTCCACCAGCGCGGCGGCGACGCGCGCGGCGGGATTGATCCGGTAGCGCCGCGGCAGCAGCGGACCCAGTCCCTGCAGCAGCGCGGCGGCGAGCCGCTCGGCGCCGCGCGGTTGCGCGCGCTCGCCGCCGATCAGGCCGGGGCGGACCAAGGCGAGCGAGGCGAAGCCCAGCGCCTGCAGGTCGCGCTCCAGTTCGCCCTTGACCCGGTTGTAGAACACGCGCGAACCCGGATCGGCGCCCAGCGCCGAGTTCAACGCGAACGCGGTGGCGCCGTGCTGACGCAGCAGCTGCGCGATCGCCAGCGGGTAGTCGTGGTCGACGCGGCGGAACGCCTCGCGCGAGCCTGCCTGCTTCATCGTGGTGCCCAGCGCGCAGATCGCCGCGTCGACCTGCCACCACGGCGCCTGCGCCGGCAGCCGGTCGAAGTCGACCAGCGGGTTGTGCAGCTTGGGATGGACCAGGTCCAGCGCGCGCCGGGTCGGCGCGACCACCGCGCCGCAGTCCGGCGCGGCGAGCAACTGGGTCAGCGCGTGGCCGCCGACCAGGCCGGTGGCGCCGGCGAGCAGGATCTTCATCGAAAGCGGCCTTGCGCAATGGGTGAATGAAGCTACGACGATCGCGGGCACATGGGCAAGGCGCCGGCGGCATGCGCGGCCGGCTCCCGGATCCACGAGACGCTTCGCGCCCGACCCTCACCCCAACCCCTCTCCCGGTGGGAGAGGGGCTAGGCTTTTCCTTCTCCCTTCGGGAGAAGGTGCCCCGAAGGGGCGGATGAGGGTACGGGCGCAGCCTCGTGCTCCCAACTCCACGAGTCGCTTCGCGCCGCACCCTCACCCCAACCCCTCTCCCGGTGGGAGAGGGGCTAGGCTTTTCCTTCTCCCTTCGGGACCACGGCCCCCTTTTTGGGGGAAGGTGCCCCGAAGGGGCGGATGAGGGTACGGGCGCAGCCTCGTGCACCCAAACTCCGCGAGACGCTTCGCGCCGCACCCTCACCCCAACCCCTCTCCCGGTGGGAGAGGGGCTAGGCCATTCCCTTCTCCCATCGGGACCATGGCCCCCTTTTTGGGGAAGGTGTCCCGAAGGGGCGGATGCGAGTACGGGGGCGCAACCTCGCGCCCGACACACACAGGCAACATGGCACGCAGCCACGCTCCCGCAGCGCCGCGCATGGTCGCCGCGCTGCGGCTTGTACGCCACAATAGCCGCCCATCGCGCCGCCCGGCGCCGCTGCAGCCAACCGAGGAGCCGTTCGATGTTCGTGGTGTGTGGAGAGGCCTTGTACGACATCTTCATCGACGGCTACGCCGGCACCTCGGTCGGCATGACCGCGCGCCAGGGCGGTTCGCCGTTCAACGTGGCGATCGGCCTGGCCCGTCTCGGCACGCCGTCGGCGCTGTTCACCGGCCTGTCCACCGACCCGCTCGGGCGCCAGCTGCGCGGCACCCTGGAGCGCGAGGGCGTGGCCCTGGACCACTGCGTCGACAAGGCCGAGGCGACCACCCTGGTGATGGTCGCGCTGGACGCGCAGGGCGTGCCCAACTATTCGTTCTACGGCACCGGCTGCGCCGACCGCGCGCTGACCACGGCCGACCTGCCGGTGCTCGGCGCCTCGGTCGGCGGCCTGCATTTCGGCTCCTACACCCTGGTCGCCGAGACCACCGCCAGCACCTTCCAGGCCCTGGCCGAGCGCGAGCGCGCGCAGCGCCTGATCTCGCTGGATCCGAACGTGCGGCCGACGGTGGAGCCGGACATGGCGGTGTGGCGCGCGCGGCTGGCGC carries:
- a CDS encoding NAD-dependent dehydratase gives rise to the protein MKILLAGATGLVGGHALTQLLAAPDCGAVVAPTRRALDLVHPKLHNPLVDFDRLPAQAPWWQVDAAICALGTTMKQAGSREAFRRVDHDYPLAIAQLLRQHGATAFALNSALGADPGSRVFYNRVKGELERDLQALGFASLALVRPGLIGGERAQPRGAERLAAALLQGLGPLLPRRYRINPAARVAAALVDNALRPRAGRQVVGSEQLA
- a CDS encoding carbohydrate porin — translated: MNKTPCIALAALSAALLCAQAAAQDFDPAKTLTGDWGGARTRLVDSGVDLRLSYTGEFAHNNSGGSRDDTYAYADQFFLAGTFDLDKLWAWRGATFKVEVANRNGDSLNDTAGFPTLLAVQEIHGRGSVTRLSQFSLTQELFDDRLSLKLGRLYANGDFFSFSCKFQNLSFCGGLPGYVSNGWYVDPISQYGAVVAFKPNDAWRFKLGAYDVNPNNLDRDQGLKLRTEGDSQGTLVVAEVEYLPTFGDGLQGHYRVGGWRNSANYRNTVTASGLPSELSDDATAVMDSERGYYATAEQALWRTPGGGALRLFGNWVQADKDTDRIDQMLQLGAWLDAPFASRPDDRIGFAAGRTRVSERLGDAQRRYNAALPAGAAAVGVQEYEYPLELNYQYAITPALSLMPNLQYIRNANGIKDNNGVVGGLRVSMTF
- a CDS encoding carbohydrate kinase family protein, translated to MFVVCGEALYDIFIDGYAGTSVGMTARQGGSPFNVAIGLARLGTPSALFTGLSTDPLGRQLRGTLEREGVALDHCVDKAEATTLVMVALDAQGVPNYSFYGTGCADRALTTADLPVLGASVGGLHFGSYTLVAETTASTFQALAERERAQRLISLDPNVRPTVEPDMAVWRARLARWIALAHVVKVSQEDIELLYPQQDPFAIARGWLQHGPSLVVMTLGGDGAIAWSGDAEARVAGRTVQVADTVGAGDSFQAALLHQLPDLAALAALGRAAPALQQLLAFCVAAAAINCTRAGANPPSLDEVRAAL